A stretch of DNA from Pseudonocardia hierapolitana:
CGTGCGAGCCCGTCCGGTTGGGGTGCGCGGCAACTAGCGTGTGGTTGCGCGGCGAGGGAGGGGTCGGGACCACAGGATAGTTGCGTGGGCACCCGGCGGTGACGGTCTCGTCGTGAACCGCCGTGCCCTCCAGTCGGGGACGGCCGTCAACGCGACCACGTCATTCGGTAGTGATGCCAACCGGACCAACAGGTCGAGGTGACGGAGCGGCGGACGGAATCGTCAGCGCACCGGGCCTGAAGCGGGGAGCGATTGCCTGCGTGCCCGAGTCGGGAACGGCGCGCCCACCGGCATGATCACCAGTTGGGCGCATGTCAATCGGGTCCTACGGCGGTGATCAAGGGCAAATGGTCGCTCTCGAAGATCGTTTGACAACCATCTCCCCTTGATCGCTGAAGGTTCCTCGCGTCGATCAGGCAACAGCCTCTATCCGTCGAAAATGCTCTGATCGGGCGGCTCGGCCATGATCGGGGCGAGGCCGGTGCCCGGAGCGATCTCCTCCGCCTCCCACCCCCGGCGGAACAGCACCGCGTCCCGGCCGTGCAGCACCGTCCCCCCCCCGCTCGCTCGCAGCCAGGCGCCCTCGCGCAGCCCCAGCACCGGCACGTCTCAGGCAACGCCACGCGACCCGATGAAGAGGCGAGCCGATCCCGGTGATGGCGCGCCTTGCGAGATCACCCCAGATCGCGGTGAGCGATGACGTTCGTGATGTGGACCCGCGCGACCGCGAAGCCGGCCGACGCGAGGGAGCGGGAGAACTCCTCCGGGTCTTGCGAGGGCATGTATCGCCTTCCGATGGCCATGCCCACCCGCAAGAAGTCGTCCGGGTCGTCGGACAGCGCCGCCTCCCCTTCCAGCATGGCGAACCGGTACGGATGGGCATCGTCACTGACGGACACGGCCACGCGGCCGTCGCGGGCGATGGACCTGCCCTTCACGCTTCCGGGATGCGTCGTGAAGATCAACTGGTCACCCTCGATGATGAAGCAGATCGGGGTGACGTGCGGGAGCCCGTTCGATCGGCAGATCGCCGCGTTGCCGAGACGGGATCCCTCGGTCACGAACTCGCGCCATTCGTCGTCCGACATGACGGTCACGGGTGGTTCCTCCTCGTCGACTCCGCGTACCGCTCGAAGAGGTCCGCCAGTTCCTTCGGCCGGCTCAGGGCGGGGCAGTGACCGCTGGCGATCTCGTCGGGGACGATGCCCAGGCGCTCGTGCGCCAACCGGCGGAACAGGTCGGGCGGGAAGAAGCGGTCCGCTGTGCCGAGCACGAACCTCGTCGGCACGTCCGGCCACGCCTCCAGCGGCCACGGGGCAGCCGTCGAGGCCGGTGACGGGTGCGCGCGCTCCCGCGCGAGCGCCTCGTCGGCCAGCTCTCGCGGTACGTCGTGGTAGAAGCTCACGTACGGATCGGGGCTGCCGGTCAGCCCGCCGTCGCGCGCGGCCTGTTCCTCGACCGCGCTCCGGTAGCCGGAGTTGCGCCACCAGTCGTCCGGTGGCTCACCGGGGGCCGGGATCATGCCTGCGACCAGGACCAGCACGTCGACCGGGAGCCGATCGGCAACCAGAGGTGCGGTGAACGCACCGAACGACTGACCGACGACGACGAGGTCCCGCTTCCCGTCGACGGCGTCGACCACCGAGTCGGCGTAGTCGGTCAAGGTCGCTGATTCGTCATCGCCGGGAAGGTCGGGGGCCACCACGTCGTGCCCGCGCGCACGGAGCTCGGCCTCCACGAGGTGCCAGTACCAGCCCGAGTCTCCCGCGCCGTGGATCAACACGAACGTTGTCATGGCATCCACGCTAGAGACATTGAGCATCATGTAAAGCGATAGTTCCCGATCGATTCGATCGGAATCCTCTATGTTCCTAAGGAGGGCACGTTCGGCCGGGCGGCCGCCCGGCTCGGCTACACCCAGTCGACGGTGAGCCAGCAGGTCGCAACGCTGGAGCGGACTGTGGGCGGCGCGCTCTTCGACCGCCCCGGCGGACCCATGCCGGTCCGGACCACGCCGCTGGGCGCCGTCGTCCTCGAGCACGGGCGCGACCTGCTGGCGAAGGCGGAGCAGCTCGCCGACGCCGTCGACCGGTTCAAGGCGGGCGACGGCCGTATTCCACCCGGGCTGCCACGGCCGCCCGCAGCGCCTTCTTGTCGATCTTGCCGACCTTGGTGGTGGGCAGCTCGTCGACCAGCTCCAGGCGCTCGGGCAGCTTGAACCTCGCGACGCCCGCGGCGTCCATGGCGTCCCGCACCTCGTCGAGGGTGACGGCGGCACCGGGGCGCGGCACGACGAAGACGCAGACCCGCTCCCCCAGGACCGCATCGGGCATCGCGACCGCCGCGACCTGGCTGACGGCGGGGAGCTGGTAGACGAGGTTCTCCACCTCCTCGGCCGAGATCTTCTCGCCGCCGCGGTTGATCATGTCCTTGTCCCGGCCCTCGACGATCAGGTAGCCATCGGGAGTACGGCGGCAGATGTCGCCGGAGCGGTACCAGCCGTCGGCGGTGAACGCGCGGGCGTTCTGCTCCGGGGCGCGGTAGTAGCCGCGCGGGGTGTACGGGCCGCGGGTGAGCAGTGATCCCGGCTCGCCGTCGGGCACGTCCTCGTCGAGCTCGTCGACCAGCCGCACCTCGTCGTCCGGGGACAGCGGCCGGCCCTGGGTGGTGCAGATGATCTCCTCGGGGTCGTCGAGGCGGGTGTAGTTGAGCAGGCCCTCTGCCATGCCGAACACCTGCTGCAGGGTCGCGCCGAGCACCGGGCGCACCCGGCGGGCCAGCTCGTCGGCGAGCCGCGCGCCGCCGACCTGCAGCACCCGCAGCGATGCGAGGGGCCCGTGCTCGGCGGCGTGCTCCAGCCAGCGGCCGGCCACCGCCGGCACGACCGCGGTGTGCGTGACGCCCTCGGCCGCGATCGTCGCGAACGCCCGCACCGGCTCGGGCGACGGCAGCATGACGACCCGGCCGCCGGACAGCAGTGTGCCGAGGATCCCGGGGCAGGCCAGCGGGAAGTTGTGGCCCGCAGGCAGGCTCACCAGGTACACCGTCCCGGCGTCGAAACCGCACACCTGCGCGCTGGCCAGCGCGTTGTAGGCGTAGTCGTCGTGGGTGCGCGCGATCAGCTTCGGCAGCCCGGTGGTGCCGCCGGAGAGCAGGAACACCGCCACGTCCCGGCTGTCCGGGTGCGGGCCCGACCAGCCGGGCCCCGGCGCACCGAGGGCGCGCAGATCGTGGTGGCCCGCGGCGATCTCGTCGCCCGCCACGAGCACGTGCCGCAGCGCCGGCACCTCGGCGACGAGCTGCGCGGCGAGCGACTGGTGGTCGAAGTCCCGCAGCCGGTCCGGCACCGCGATCGCGGCCGCCTCGGCGTGGCCGGCGAGGTGGGCCAGCTCCGCGCGCCGGTGCGCAGGCAGCGCCATCACCGGCACGATCCCCGCGCGCAGGCAGGCCAGCGTGAGGACGACGAACTCCCAGGTGTTGGGCAGCTGCACGACGATCCGGTCGCCCGGCCCGAGACCCAGCCCGACCAGGCGGGCGGCCATCGCGTCGGCGCGATCGGCCAGCCCGGCGTGGGTGAGGCGCAGCCCGCCGTCGACGAGCGCGACGGAGTCGGGGCGGCTCTCGGCCGCCTCGCGCAGCAGCTCGCCGAGCGCCCTGCCCTGCCAGAAGCCCGCCGCGACGTACCGCCGCGCGAACTCCTCCGGCCACGGGACGACACCGTCACGGACCATCGCGGACCTCCGTGTCTGCGGTGACCACGGCATCGGCCCGGCCGGAGAGGACGACCGTCAGTGCGTCCGCCTCCCCGTCCACCAGGACCGCTGTGCGGCCGTGCACCAGGCGGATCTCCTCGCAGACCAGGGTGCGGGTGAACGCCGCACCGCCGTGGACCGCGACCAGCGCCGCCCCACCGTCGATCACCTCGCGCACCCGGGCCCTTGCCGCCGGCAGCCCGGACTCGTCGGCCGGCGCCTCCACGTGCGCGGCCCCGGCCGGGACCTCGGTCAGCAGCCGACCGGGGAACGTCGTGCCACCGGCGGCCAGTGGCGTGTCCAAGGGTTCGGCGCCGTACCGCTGCACCCACGCCCAGTGGGTGGAGGCGACGAACCCGGGGTCGCGGCGCGCGAGCCGGGCGTCGGTGATGCTGCGGGAGAGGAAGTGGTAGGCGAACTGCCAGGGCTCGAACGCGTCGTGGTAGCGCCCGAAGTGCTCCCACCAGGACAGCGACGGGCGCGCCGAGCCCTGGACCGCATCGACCGACGGCCGTGCCGCGGCCTCGTACGCGGCGAGCGCGGCCGGCAGGTCGCCGGTGTGGGTGGTGAGGGCCTGCGCGAGCGCGACCGCGTCCTCCATCGCCATCTTGGTGCCCGAGCCGACGGAGAAGTGCGCGGTGTGCGCGGCGTCGCCGAGCAGCGCCACCGGGCGGGGTTCGAGGGTGGTCCAGCGGGCGGTGCGGCGGGTGCGGAAGTTGCCCCACCGCGAGTTGTTGACCAGCAGCTTGTGGCCCTCGATCTGCTCGGCGAACACCTCTTCCAGGTACGCGCGGGTCTTCTCGTCGCTCGGCCCCGGCGGCTGCGACACGTCGAACTCGTCGAGACCCGCCGCCCGCCAGGACGCCTCGTCGGTCTCCACGATGAAGGTCGAGACGTCCGCGCCGGCCGCTGTTGATGTGATCGGGTAGCCGTGCACGGCGAAGACGCCGTGCGGTCCGCGCTCGTGGACGAACGTGAGCCCGTCGAACTGGTAGTCGGTGCCGAACCAGATGAACTTCGCCGTGGCGGTGTCGACCGTCGAGCCGAACGCGGGCTCGAGCGCGGTGCGCAGCTGCGAGCCGGTGCCGTCGGCGGCCACGACGAGGTCGTACCCGTCGAGGTCGGCGAGGGCCACCTCGGTGGAGAACCTCAGGTCGGCGCCGAGCCCGCGGGCGCGGTCCTGGAGCAGCCCGAGCAGCGTGCGCCGCACGATCGCGGCCATGCCGTTGCCACCGCAGCGGATCCGCTCCCCCTTGAGCCGCACCTCGATGGCGTCCCAGTGCCTGCCGCGGGAGTCGAGCGCCTCCCGCAGCACGGGGTCTGCCTCGACGATCCCGGCGAGGGTGCGGTCGGAGAACACCACGCCGAACCCGAAGGTGTCGTCGGCGCGGTTGCGCTCGAACACGGTGACCTCGATGGACGGGTCCCGCTTCCGGATCAGCGCGGCCAGGAACAGCCCGCCCGGTCCCCCACCCGCGACGGCGACGCGCATCAGGACACGCACCTCCGGGACGAGTGGCCACCCTCGTCGGTGGCGCGCGCCGAACACTACAACCGTTCGCCGACGGACGTCCATGTATCGTCACCCTTCGCGGATCACGAGGCCTGCGCGAGCTCCCCCAGCACCCCGTCGACGAACACCTCGGCCGGTGCGCGCAGCAGCCCGTGGGCCTCGAGGAACACCTCGTGGGCCGCCCGGCCCGACCAGCCCTCGGGAAGCAGCTCCGGCGGGAGGTCCGGGTCGCGGAACGGGAAGCGCCGGTAATCGTGCACCAGCTGCATCCGCGCGACCAGCGCCTCCCGGCCCGGGAGGCCGCGGCGGTAGGCACCGAGCCGGGGCCGGTACGCGTCCAGCAGCACGGCGTAGTCGCGGTCGAGCCCGGCGAGGTCCCACGCGCGGCTCGCCATGTCGCGGTCGGCGGCCGGCCCTTCCGAGCGGGACCGGAGGATGTCCAGCCGCACAGAGGCGTGCCCGGCCAGGTGGGTGCGGACGCCGGCCGTTCGGTCGTGCGAGCTGATCCACACCGACGGCGCGAGCGGCCCGAACCCCAGCCACGCCAGCTGCTTGCGCAGGCCTTCACGCAGCGCGCGCTCGGTCTCGGGCACCTGGTAGATCACCGTGTGCCACTGCCCGTCCCACGGCCCGGTGGTGCGATCGAAGATCCGCGAGCGGCCCTCGTCGAGCAGCCGCCACGCCGTGTCGGTGAGGACGTAGACGGTCTCGCGCCCGTCGCGGCGGCTGTCGAGCCAGCCCTCCTTGCGGAGCCGGGCGGCCACCACCCGCACCGTGGGCTCCGGCACGTCGAAGCAGGCCATCAGCGCCGCGAGCGCCCGCAGCCGGACCTCGCCGCCCCGGAAGCGCAGGTAGTCGCCGAACAGGTCGAACACGAGCGAACGCGCCTTCACGCAGGTGAGCATATTCGCAACAGCACACAGACGGTCGTCACGGGGATGTCGAGGACCGGGCGGAACGCGTGCCACCGCGCGGAAACGGTGCGCAACCGCGCCGCAACGCCGAGCTGATCAGGGAAACACGAACTCGTTCCGAACGTCACCACGGCGACACGCACGCGCCCGACTCTCTTCCTCATGACCTCGCGCAGCCCCGGCCGGGTACACGACGCGCACCGCCACATCGGCGTGCTGCCGGCGCACCCGTTCTACGGCGGGCCGCCGGTCAACCCGGACACCACGGCGCGGGCGACGATCGACGAGCTCCTCGCCGACCTGGACCGCGAGGGCGTCGAGCGCGCACTGGTGCTGCCCAACTACGGCGTGCCGGACCCGGGCACGTCGTTCGCGCTGAACGACCTCGTCATCGAGGCCGCGCAGCGGGACGACCGCATCCTCGCGGGGCTGTGGACGTCGCCCCGCCCGCAGGACGCCGCCGCCACCGCGAAGGCGCTCGCCCTCGCCGCTGAGCCGGGCGTGGCCGTGCTGAAGCTGTCGTTCCTGCTCGGCGGCCGGGCGGGCGACGAGACCTGCCGCCCGCAGCTGGACGCGATCTTCGCGGCCGCCCGCGCGCACGGGCTCGTCGTGCACGTGCACACCAGCCCCGGCGCCGCGAGCGACGTCGACGAGATCGGGCTGCTGGTCGACCGGTACGCCGACGACGTGCCGCTGCACCTGGTGCACCTCGGCGGCGGGATGAGCGGGCACATCAAGCTCATCGGTCACCGGTTCTTCGACTGGATCGCCGCGGGCAAGCGCGTCTACACCGACACGAGCTGGGCGATCGGGTTCGCCCCGCGCTGGCTCGCGGCCGAGATCGAGCGCCGCGGCATCGGCGCCGACCGCGTGCTCTTCGCCTCCGACCAGCCGTGGGGCGACTTCGCCGGGGAGCACGCGCGGCTCGCCGCCGCCACCGGTGACGGCGAGCTCGCCGAGCTCGCCTTCTCCCGCAACTTCGAGGCCCTCCACGGCCTCGGCTGACCCCATCCACCGAGAGGAACCGTCATGACCCAGACCGCCCCCGCCACCACCGGAACGCCGCTGATCTCCGACGAGGAGCTCAAGGCCAACCAGCTGGCCAGCCTGAACGAGATCCCCCACCCCTCGCTGCCCGCAGGCAGCAGCCTCTACGGCTCCACCAAGATCTTCCCGGACTACCAGGCGGGCGAGGGCGAGTGCTACTTCACGCTGGTGCACGGCATCGCACACGAGTCGTCGGTGAGCTTCGTGGCGATCCTGCAGGCGCTGCGCGCCCTGCGGAAGGGCTTCGAGTCGGTGCTGTACTTCTACGGCCCCGCCGCGATGAACGCGATGGCCACCCGCGGCTTCCCGACCACCGGCGAGTCGGCCTTCCCCGGTGAGCACAACATCAACACCCAGATCGAGCGGTTCATCGCCGAGGGCGGCACTGTCTACGTCTGCCGGTTCGGGCTGTCGCTGCACGGCCTGCGCGAGGAGGACCTGATCGCCGGGTGCATCCCGTGCCACCCGCTCGACGTCCAGGACGCGCTGATCCACTACGCGCGCAAGGGCGCCATCATCAACTCCACCTACAACCTCTGAGCCGGCCGTGACGGGCATCCCCACGCGGCCGTCCACGCGGGTGGACGTCGCGATCCTGGGCGTCCGGGTCGACGCCCCCGTCTCGCGGCGCGCCGGCGCGGGCCCGAGCGACGACGGCCACGTGGTGCTCGCCGGCCGGGCCACGGCGCTGCCGATCAACCCGGCGAGCCCGTACACGATCAGCGGGGGCCGGCTGCTGCTCGACGGGGCGGACCTCGGCCTCGACGCCGAGCCGGTGCGGCGGCCGCGGTTCTACGACCTCGCCACCGCCGACGGGGTGCCCTACGAGAGGCTCGCCCGCCTGCACGGGCGCGACGTCCTCGCCACCACGGTCGTGCAGACCTGCATCCGGTACGCCGAGGACCAGCGGTGCCGGTTCTGCGCGATCGAGGCGTCGCTCGAGGCGGGCTCCACCACGGCGGTGAAGAGCCCTGCGCAGCTCGCCGAGGTGGCGGAGGCCGCGGTCCGGCTCGACGGCGTGGGGCAGATGGTGATGACCACCGGAACGACGAACGGCCGCGACCGCGGTGCCCGCCACCTCGCCCGGTGCGTCCGCGCGGTGCTGGACGCGGTGCCGGGTCTGCCGATCCAGGTGCAGTGCGAGCCACCGGCCCCGGACGATCTCGCGGCGATCCGCGAGCTGCACGACGCCGGGGCGACCGCCATCGGCATCCACGTCGAGTCGCTGGACGACACCGTGCGGCGGCGGTGGATGCCCGGCAAGGCCACCGTCCCGCTCCCGCAGTACGAGGCCGCGTGGGACGAGGCCGTGCGGGTGTTCGGCGCCAACCGGGTGTCGACCTACCTGCTCGTCGGTCTCGGCGAGGACCCGGACGACCTCGTGCACGGCGCGCTGCGGCTCGCCGACCGCGGCGTCTACCCGTTCGTGGTGCCCTACCGGCCGCTCGCGGGCACCCTGGCCGCCGCCGACGGCGCCGGCCCGCCCGACCCGCTCGTGCTGGAGGACGTCACCCGGCGGGTGGCGGCCGGCCTGCGGGCCCGCGGCATGTACGGCGCGGACCAGGGCGCGGGCTGCGCGGCCTGCGGAGCGTGCAGCGCGTTGCAGGCGGCCGGGGCATGAGCGGCGATCCGCTGACGCGGAACGTGCTGCTCGTCGACCACCGCGCGGCCGAGCCGGCCGCGAGCTGGCGGATCGAGGAGGCCGACGGCCCGGGCAGGCGGGCGCACGCCGCGCTGCGGCACCGCGCGTTCGTCACCGAGCAGGAGCTCTTTGCGCGCACGGATCGCGACGTGGCCGATGACGACCCGCGCACGCTGGTGCTGGTGGCCAGGGCGGCGGACGGGTCCGTACTCGGGGGTGTCCGGCTCGGTCCGGCCGACGCAGGCGGCGCCGACGTCGGCTGGTGGAGCGGCTCGCGGCTCGTCGCCGCTCCGGGCGCGCCGCGCGGCGTCGGGCCGGCGCTGGTGCGGGCGGCGTGCGCGAGCGCCGAGGCCGCGGGTGTGCTGCGCTTCGACGCCACCGTGCAGGACCGGTACGAGCGGATGTTCACGCGGCTCGGCTGGCGCCGAACCGGCACCGTCTCGGTGGGTGGGCGGCCGCACGCGGCGATGACCTGGCCGGTCGGGCGGCTCGCCGCGCTGGCCCGCGCCACCAAGGGACCGCTGGGTGGGCTGCTCGCCGGCATGCACCTGGGCGGTGCGGGCTTCATCGGGGACGACGGCGCCCCCGTGCCCGGCACCGACGTCGTGGCGGCGTGCGACGCGATCCTGCCGTCGATGGTCGAGCGCGATCCCGAGTGGGCGGGCTGGTGCGGGGTGCTCGTCAACGTCAACGACCTGTCCGCGATGGGTGCCGCGCCGGTCGGCCTGCTCGACGCGGTGGCAGGCCGGGACGCGTCGTTCACGGCGCGGGTGCTGGCCGGGCTGCGCGCGGCGAGCGCGGCATGGGGTGTGCCGGTGCTCGGCGGGCACACCCAGCTCGGCGTGCCCGCGGCGCTCACGGTCACGGCACTGGGACGCACCGCCCGGCCGGTCCCGGCAGGCGGCGGACGACCCGGTCACGCCGTGCGGCTCACCGCCGACCTCGGCGGTGGCTGGCGGCGGGGCCACACCGGCCGCCAGTGGGACTCGACGACCACTCGCACGCCCGATGAGCTGCAGCTCATCGGCTCGGCCGTCGCCCGCACCGCACCCGCGGCGGCGAAGGACGTGAGCATGGCCGGGCTCGTCGGCACGCTCGGGATGCTCGCCGAGGCCTGCGGCTGCGGCGCCGTGCTCGACGTCGCCGCCGTGCCCCGCCCGGCGGCGGCCGCCGTCGGGGACTGGCTCACCTGCTTCCCCGGCTCCGCCTTCCTCACCACCGACGCCCCGGGCCGCGCCGTCGCGCCAGCCGGCCCGGCCACCACCGCCACGTGCGGTGAGCTCGTACCCGGCGGCGGCGTGACGCTGCGCTGGCCGGACGGCTCGCTCACCCCCGCGCTACCCGAGCCGGTCACCGGGCTCGGCCCCGCGACAGGAGACCCCACATGACAACGCTCACGGCCGTCGCCGCGCCGTTCGGGCGCGATCTCGATGCCTGCTTCGCCCGGATCGACGGGCTGCTCACCGACGCCCGGGAGCGCGGCGTGCACCTGCTCGCGCTCCCCGAGGCCACGCTCGGCGGCTACCTCGCCGACCTCGGCGAGCACGGCGTCGAGCGGGTGCTCCCCCGCCACGCCCAGCCGCCCGCCCTCGACCTCGACGGGCCCGAGATCGCCCGGCTGGCCCGGATGGCGGGCGACACGGTCGTCACCGCCGGGTTCTGCGAGTCCGACGGCGCGTCGCGCTACAACACGGTCGTCGCGGTGACCGGCGACGGCGTGCTCGGCGTGCACCGCAAGGTGCACCAGCCGCTCGGCGAGTCCAACAGCTACGCGGCCGGGGACTCGTTCCGCGCGTTCGACTCGCCGGTGGGCCGGCTGGGCATGCTGATCTGCTACGACAAGGCCTTCCCCGAGGCCGCCCGCACCCTCGCCCTGGATGGTGCCGAGATCATCGTCTGCGTGTCGGCGTGGCCCGCCGCCCGCACGGCCGCGAGCCCCGACCTCGCCGAGGACCGCTGGACCCACCGCTTCGACCTGTTCGACCGCGCCCGCGCGCTGGAGAACCAGGTGGTGTGGGTGGCGTCCAACCAGTCGGGCACGTTCGGGTCGTTGCGGTTCGTGTCCAGTGCGAAGGTCGTCGGCCCCGGGGGCGAGGTGCTGGCCACCACCGGCGTCGAGCCGGGGACGGCGATCGCCGAGGTGGACGTGCCCGCGGTGCTCGCAGGCGCCCGGCGGGCGATGGCGCACCTGCGTGACCGCAGGCCCGAGACCTACGGAGTGCCGACCGGTGTCTGAGTCGACCACGGAGCTCACGAGCTGGGGGACACCCCGCGTCCCGTTCCCCGCGCGGGTCCCGGTGGCCGTCGTCGGCGCCGGTCAGGCCGGGCTCGCCATGTCCTGGTGCCTGCGGAGGGAGGGGATCGCACACGTCGTGCTGGAGCGCGACACGATCGCGCACGAGTGGTCCGATGCCCGCTGGGACAGCTTCTGCCTGGTCACGCCGAACTGGCAGTGCCGGCTGCCGGGGTGGCCCTACCGCGGTGACGACCCGGACGGATTCATGGTCCGCGACGAGATCGTCGCCTACGTGCGCGGCTACGCCGCCTCGTTCGACCCGCCCGTCCTCGAGCACACCCCCGTCGAGCAGCTGGAGCCCGGCCCCGACGGCGGGTTCGTCCTCACGACCCCCGCCGGGACGCTCACGGCGGGCCGGGTGGTGCTCGCCACCGGCGGCTACCACCGTCCCGTCGTGCCCGGATGGGCCGAGCGGCTGCCCGAGCGGATCGTGCAGGTGCACTCCGCGCGCTACCGCAGCCCGCAGCAGCTCCCGCCGGGTGAGGTGCTCGTGGTCGGCAGCGGGCAGTCCGGCGCGCAGATCGCCGAGGACCTGCACCTCGCCGGCCGCACCGTGCACCTCGCAGTGGGGCGCGCACCCCGGATCGCCCGCTTCTACCGCGGCCGGGACATGGTGGCGTGGCTGCACGACATGGGCCACTACGACATGCCCGTCGAGCAGCACCGCGACGGCGAGGCGGCCCGGCTGGGCACCAACCACTACGTCACCGGCCGCGACGGCGGGCGCGACATCGACCTGCGCGCGTTCGCCCGCGACGGCATGCACCTCTACGGCCGGCTCGCCGGGGTGCACCGGGGCACGCTCACCTTCGCCGACGACCTCGCCGCCGATCTCGACGCCGCGGACCGCGTCAGCGAGAACGCGAAGGACCTGGTGGACCGGCACGTCGCCGCGGAGGGCATCGCCGCGCCCACCGAACCGCGCTACGAGCCGGTGTGGGCGCCCGGCCCGGACCACCCGACCACGCTCGACGCCGAGCGGATCGGCGCGGTCGTCTGGTGCACGGGGTTCCGCAGCGACTGGGGTTGGGTGCGCGTGCCCGCCTTCGACGGGCGCGGCTACCCCACCCACTCCCGGGGCGTCACCAGCGTGCCCGGGCTGTCGGTTCTCGGCCTGCCGTGGCTGCACACTTGGGGATCGGGTCGCTTCTCCGGGATCGCCCGCGACGCCGAGCACCTCGCGGAGCACATCGCCGCCGAACTGCAGCCGGCACTGGCGGCGGCCGGATGAAGGTCGCGGCCGTCGCGGCGCACTTCGGCCGCGACGTCGACCAGTGCGTCACGAAGATCGAGCTGATCGTCTCGGCGGCCGCTTCGCAGGACGTGGAGCTGCTGGTCTTCCCGGACGCGACGATCGGCGGCTACCTCGGCACGTTCGCCGGCACCGACGAGACCGGCCTGCCGCCGGTGCTCACCGAGGACTCCCCCGAGCTGAAGCGGGTGGCCGCCGCGGCCGGGGACATGGTGGTGTGCCTCGGCTACCGGGAGTTCGCCCCGGGCCTGCCGTACAACGCCTCGGTGTGCCTCACCGGCGACGGCGTGCTCGGCAGGCACCGGAAGGTGCACCAGCCGGCCGGGGAGGCGAGCGTGTACCGGGCGGGCGAGGGGTTCGCGGCGTTCGACACGCCCGTCGGGCGGCTGGGCATGCTGATCGACTACGACAAGACGTTCCCCGAGGCCGCCCGCACCCTGGCGGCCGACGGCGCGCTGGTGATCGCGTGCCTCTCGGCGTGGCCGGCGAGCCTCACCAACCGCGCCCCGCGGCTGGTGCAGGACCGCCAGACCCGGCTGTTCGACCTCTACGAC
This window harbors:
- a CDS encoding MSMEG_0567/sll0787 family protein, which produces MSGDPLTRNVLLVDHRAAEPAASWRIEEADGPGRRAHAALRHRAFVTEQELFARTDRDVADDDPRTLVLVARAADGSVLGGVRLGPADAGGADVGWWSGSRLVAAPGAPRGVGPALVRAACASAEAAGVLRFDATVQDRYERMFTRLGWRRTGTVSVGGRPHAAMTWPVGRLAALARATKGPLGGLLAGMHLGGAGFIGDDGAPVPGTDVVAACDAILPSMVERDPEWAGWCGVLVNVNDLSAMGAAPVGLLDAVAGRDASFTARVLAGLRAASAAWGVPVLGGHTQLGVPAALTVTALGRTARPVPAGGGRPGHAVRLTADLGGGWRRGHTGRQWDSTTTRTPDELQLIGSAVARTAPAAAKDVSMAGLVGTLGMLAEACGCGAVLDVAAVPRPAAAAVGDWLTCFPGSAFLTTDAPGRAVAPAGPATTATCGELVPGGGVTLRWPDGSLTPALPEPVTGLGPATGDPT
- a CDS encoding carbon-nitrogen hydrolase family protein — protein: MKVAAVAAHFGRDVDQCVTKIELIVSAAASQDVELLVFPDATIGGYLGTFAGTDETGLPPVLTEDSPELKRVAAAAGDMVVCLGYREFAPGLPYNASVCLTGDGVLGRHRKVHQPAGEASVYRAGEGFAAFDTPVGRLGMLIDYDKTFPEAARTLAADGALVIACLSAWPASLTNRAPRLVQDRQTRLFDLYDCARAAENQVVWVSANQTGTMGRLRFLGQSKVVGPGGEVLARTWAKAGLALAELDVAGEVTRARTVLSHLTERRPETYA
- a CDS encoding MSMEG_0569 family flavin-dependent oxidoreductase, which codes for MSESTTELTSWGTPRVPFPARVPVAVVGAGQAGLAMSWCLRREGIAHVVLERDTIAHEWSDARWDSFCLVTPNWQCRLPGWPYRGDDPDGFMVRDEIVAYVRGYAASFDPPVLEHTPVEQLEPGPDGGFVLTTPAGTLTAGRVVLATGGYHRPVVPGWAERLPERIVQVHSARYRSPQQLPPGEVLVVGSGQSGAQIAEDLHLAGRTVHLAVGRAPRIARFYRGRDMVAWLHDMGHYDMPVEQHRDGEAARLGTNHYVTGRDGGRDIDLRAFARDGMHLYGRLAGVHRGTLTFADDLAADLDAADRVSENAKDLVDRHVAAEGIAAPTEPRYEPVWAPGPDHPTTLDAERIGAVVWCTGFRSDWGWVRVPAFDGRGYPTHSRGVTSVPGLSVLGLPWLHTWGSGRFSGIARDAEHLAEHIAAELQPALAAAG
- a CDS encoding carbon-nitrogen hydrolase family protein, encoding MTTLTAVAAPFGRDLDACFARIDGLLTDARERGVHLLALPEATLGGYLADLGEHGVERVLPRHAQPPALDLDGPEIARLARMAGDTVVTAGFCESDGASRYNTVVAVTGDGVLGVHRKVHQPLGESNSYAAGDSFRAFDSPVGRLGMLICYDKAFPEAARTLALDGAEIIVCVSAWPAARTAASPDLAEDRWTHRFDLFDRARALENQVVWVASNQSGTFGSLRFVSSAKVVGPGGEVLATTGVEPGTAIAEVDVPAVLAGARRAMAHLRDRRPETYGVPTGV